A region from the bacterium genome encodes:
- the pilM gene encoding type IV pilus assembly protein PilM: MFGLKSNVRVGLDIGSHAIQLVVTEKHHDKSRLIGAWSRDIYSAANERYDLDGPKKGAIVPLVLDMFREAGIKPNRVAHLGSCLSGLNMATKEIRSLSMPDDEMASALNQEGRKHLPLDGSELLVDYQILGDDTREADKVRVLLAVTTKRTLDAHLDVLRELDLKPGVVDLEPLACVNSYIVRNELPDDGVLCFLNIGARRTNLVILGRKDMYFSRDLPVAGWSFTEDIMNKLNCTFAEAEEIKKRQGLTAKDLKPMASGGAETLASSLALSDKSPLDKLYDEINRSIRYYVKETGQSGIMKFVLFGGTATSQELCDFLANRFSVPVEAYDPFRVLEGHADVSNHPQFSTAVGLALRAQAIY, translated from the coding sequence GTGTTTGGATTAAAATCAAATGTTCGCGTGGGTCTGGATATCGGCTCACACGCGATCCAACTGGTCGTGACCGAAAAGCACCATGACAAGAGCCGTTTAATCGGCGCATGGTCGCGAGATATTTACAGTGCCGCCAATGAGCGCTATGATTTGGACGGCCCGAAGAAGGGCGCCATCGTACCGCTCGTTTTGGACATGTTCCGCGAAGCCGGCATCAAGCCGAATAGGGTCGCTCATTTAGGTTCCTGTCTTTCGGGACTGAATATGGCCACCAAGGAGATTCGCTCCTTGTCTATGCCGGATGACGAAATGGCAAGCGCGCTGAATCAGGAAGGCCGCAAGCATCTGCCGCTCGATGGTTCAGAGCTATTGGTGGACTACCAGATTCTTGGGGACGACACCCGTGAAGCCGACAAGGTTCGGGTGCTGCTCGCAGTGACGACCAAGCGCACGTTGGACGCTCACCTTGACGTCTTACGCGAACTCGATTTGAAACCCGGCGTGGTGGATCTCGAACCTCTCGCGTGTGTCAATTCGTACATTGTGCGCAATGAGTTGCCCGACGACGGCGTGCTGTGCTTTCTGAATATCGGAGCGCGCCGCACGAATTTGGTGATTCTCGGACGCAAGGACATGTATTTCAGCCGTGATCTTCCGGTGGCGGGTTGGAGTTTCACCGAAGACATCATGAACAAGCTGAATTGCACCTTCGCGGAAGCTGAGGAAATCAAGAAGCGTCAAGGACTGACCGCGAAAGACTTGAAGCCGATGGCTTCAGGCGGAGCGGAAACTCTGGCATCCAGTCTTGCGCTGTCTGACAAGTCGCCTTTGGACAAGCTGTACGACGAAATCAATCGTTCGATTCGCTATTATGTGAAAGAAACCGGCCAGAGCGGTATCATGAAGTTTGTGTTGTTCGGCGGCACGGCCACGTCTCAGGAGTTGTGCGACTTTTTGGCCAACCGCTTCAGCGTTCCGGTTGAAGCCTACGATCCGTTTCGCGTTCTCGAGGGTCATGCTGATGTCAGCAACCACCCGCAATTTTCAACAGCAGTTGGCTTGGCGCTGCGCGCGCAGGCGATATACTAA
- a CDS encoding type IV pilus twitching motility protein PilT — translation MNIFELLRFAVDQGASDLHLSSESIPMIRVHGRMRKLNLPKMAHATLENIVQQVLTREQLERFLEMKEIDFSAKLEDIARFRVNVFQQINGYGAVFRTIPSEIRSFEELGLPEVMRDLADRDRGLVLLTGPTGSGKTTTLATMVDWINEYKELHIITIEDPVEFFHDSKNCMMNQRELGANTHSFANALRAALREDPDVILVGEMRDLETISLALTAAETGHLVFATLHTSSAAKTIDRIIDIFPAAQKTQVRSMLAESLEAVVAQKLLPKKDGTGRVVASEIMVATTAVRNLIREDKIYQIPSVIQSGGKSGMQSLDQDLMRLMHKGLISRETAAHVAENSKLFEVNLSE, via the coding sequence ATTAACATCTTTGAGCTGCTTCGGTTTGCCGTAGACCAGGGCGCATCGGACTTGCATCTTTCGAGTGAGTCCATTCCGATGATTCGAGTGCACGGCCGCATGCGCAAGCTGAACCTGCCGAAAATGGCGCACGCCACTCTGGAGAATATCGTCCAGCAAGTCCTGACACGCGAGCAGCTCGAGCGCTTCCTCGAAATGAAGGAAATCGACTTCTCGGCCAAGCTCGAGGATATCGCCCGCTTTCGTGTCAACGTGTTCCAGCAAATCAACGGCTATGGTGCCGTGTTCCGTACGATTCCGTCGGAAATTCGCTCTTTTGAAGAGTTGGGTCTGCCCGAAGTCATGCGCGACTTGGCCGACCGCGATCGCGGTCTGGTGTTGTTGACCGGTCCCACGGGTTCCGGCAAGACCACCACCTTGGCGACCATGGTGGACTGGATTAATGAGTATAAAGAACTTCATATCATCACGATCGAAGACCCGGTCGAGTTCTTCCACGATTCGAAGAACTGTATGATGAACCAGCGCGAGCTGGGGGCGAATACACATAGTTTCGCCAACGCATTGCGTGCCGCACTTCGCGAAGACCCGGACGTGATTCTGGTCGGCGAAATGCGCGACTTGGAAACGATATCGCTGGCTTTGACTGCCGCAGAAACGGGTCACTTGGTGTTTGCGACATTGCATACGTCCAGTGCTGCCAAGACCATCGACCGTATTATTGATATTTTCCCCGCCGCCCAAAAGACTCAGGTTCGCTCGATGCTTGCCGAGTCGCTGGAAGCGGTGGTGGCACAAAAACTGCTTCCTAAAAAGGATGGGACGGGCCGGGTGGTTGCCTCCGAAATCATGGTGGCGACGACTGCGGTTCGAAATCTGATTCGCGAAGATAAGATTTATCAAATACCTTCCGTAATCCAATCGGGCGGAAAATCCGGTATGCAGAGCCTTGATCAGGACTTGATGCGATTGATGCACAAGGGTCTGATCAGCCGTGAAACGGCAGCTCATGTGGCTGAGAATTCCAAGTTGTTCGAGGTTAATCTCTCGGAGTAA
- the pilO gene encoding type 4a pilus biogenesis protein PilO: protein MRKAIAALILLIVVAGSFYYYLKFVYKPKPGIVRELDEEIRVENEKLIAAQIIANELQQVTRLIEGNLAQSQRDSLAEDASLPFMNQVTDILRAYNIDLKSIEPGRRRNYNTYIATPYNLEVNTSYKSLVNFLNDVEKSNRLVTVDKFELSSQVKQVQAMAKNGLTDKRPMMIELSTLTLIKQK, encoded by the coding sequence ATGAGAAAAGCAATCGCAGCACTTATTCTTCTGATCGTAGTCGCCGGCAGCTTCTACTACTATTTGAAGTTTGTTTACAAGCCGAAGCCGGGGATTGTCCGCGAGTTGGACGAGGAAATCCGGGTTGAGAACGAGAAGCTCATCGCGGCACAGATCATCGCCAACGAACTGCAGCAGGTGACACGCCTGATCGAAGGCAACCTTGCGCAGTCGCAGCGCGACTCGCTGGCCGAGGACGCGTCGCTGCCGTTCATGAATCAGGTTACGGACATTCTGCGCGCCTACAATATAGACCTGAAGTCGATAGAACCGGGGCGGCGCAGAAACTACAATACATACATCGCGACTCCGTATAATCTGGAAGTGAATACGAGCTACAAGTCGCTGGTGAATTTCCTGAATGATGTCGAGAAGAGCAATCGGTTGGTTACGGTGGACAAGTTCGAATTGTCCAGTCAGGTCAAGCAGGTTCAGGCCATGGCCAAGAACGGCTTGACGGACAAGCGGCCGATGATGATAGAATTGTCCACTTTGACTCTGATCAAGCAGAAATAA
- a CDS encoding alcohol dehydrogenase catalytic domain-containing protein, whose translation MQAIQKSNTTPGLSYLTDVAKPEITTPHDVIVKVKAAGICGTDVHIYSAKPSLMSRMGKVVPMTIGHEFCGVIEDFGHGVEGLQRGMFVSAEMHWTCGQCYNCRTGNGHWCLTQSVGGIDKPGAFADYVKLPATSIVPLPNNLAVEVAAYLDAIGNSVYTARTADVVGKDVAVLGAGPLGILAVALCRIMGAKKIYVTDISDYVLKVAKEEGADEVFNVKDEKQHQEFLKVAASDSAKRGLDVVLEMSGAPSAYADAFKSLRMGGDFVLLGLPSGELSVNFSGDVVMKGITIHSIFGRRIFNTWADMLALLQGEFLKTAKRLVTHKLALSDCEKGFQTKLAGEGLKVVFYPEGAPKA comes from the coding sequence ATGCAAGCCATTCAGAAAAGTAATACAACCCCCGGCCTGAGTTACCTGACGGATGTTGCCAAGCCGGAAATCACGACCCCACACGATGTCATCGTTAAAGTTAAAGCTGCCGGCATTTGCGGTACTGATGTTCATATTTATTCCGCCAAACCATCTTTAATGTCGCGAATGGGCAAGGTCGTTCCCATGACCATCGGCCACGAATTCTGCGGTGTTATCGAAGACTTCGGTCATGGAGTCGAAGGACTGCAACGCGGCATGTTTGTTTCAGCTGAAATGCACTGGACATGCGGTCAATGCTATAATTGCCGGACGGGCAACGGCCATTGGTGCCTGACGCAATCCGTCGGCGGTATCGACAAGCCGGGCGCATTTGCAGACTATGTGAAATTGCCTGCCACCTCAATTGTACCGCTTCCCAATAATCTGGCCGTTGAAGTTGCGGCCTATCTCGATGCCATTGGCAATTCGGTTTACACTGCACGCACAGCGGATGTAGTCGGTAAGGATGTCGCGGTTCTGGGCGCAGGGCCGCTCGGAATTCTTGCCGTGGCTCTGTGCCGCATCATGGGCGCAAAGAAGATCTATGTGACGGACATTTCGGATTATGTTTTGAAGGTTGCCAAAGAGGAAGGTGCGGACGAGGTTTTTAACGTCAAGGACGAAAAGCAGCATCAGGAGTTCCTGAAAGTTGCCGCATCAGATTCTGCAAAGCGCGGACTTGACGTTGTCCTTGAAATGTCGGGCGCCCCTTCGGCATATGCGGATGCGTTCAAGTCGTTACGCATGGGCGGTGATTTCGTCCTTCTGGGCTTGCCGTCGGGTGAGTTGTCGGTGAACTTCTCAGGTGACGTGGTCATGAAGGGAATCACGATTCACAGTATTTTCGGGCGAAGAATTTTCAATACGTGGGCCGATATGCTGGCGCTGCTTCAAGGGGAGTTCTTGAAGACGGCCAAGCGGCTGGTCACGCATAAGCTTGCGCTGTCAGACTGTGAGAAAGGCTTTCAAACAAAGTTAGCGGGGGAAGGACTGAAGGTCGTTTTCTATCCGGAAGGCGCACCCAAGGCTTAA
- a CDS encoding IS1 family transposase, with protein sequence MNLDQFSCPNPTCPDSGKSNGGNINLYTRYGRKQVRLLICKTCGKTFSELKGTPFWDSRLDWDTIEKIYRSLLTGQGIRATARDFNLSKNTVKRYLRLANKDYGTVLNFLQDRGVISNGDAQLRELLAQFSSRRQVRERSTGVAAM encoded by the coding sequence ATGAACCTGGATCAATTTTCCTGTCCGAACCCCACTTGCCCGGATTCCGGCAAGTCAAATGGGGGGAATATTAATCTCTATACCCGCTACGGCCGCAAGCAAGTTCGCTTGCTGATTTGCAAGACCTGCGGGAAGACTTTCAGCGAATTGAAGGGAACTCCGTTTTGGGATTCCCGTCTCGATTGGGATACCATTGAGAAGATATATCGCAGCCTCTTGACGGGTCAGGGCATCCGCGCTACGGCGCGTGATTTCAACCTGTCCAAGAACACCGTCAAGCGCTACCTGCGGTTGGCGAACAAGGACTACGGCACCGTCTTGAACTTCCTGCAGGACAGAGGCGTCATTTCCAACGGAGATGCACAGCTGCGAGAACTGCTGGCCCAGTTTTCAAGCCGTCGGCAGGTTCGCGAGCGTTCCACGGGCGTAGCCGCAATGTAG
- a CDS encoding prepilin-type N-terminal cleavage/methylation domain-containing protein has translation MLNRLIRRRKNQKGFTLIEILIVVVIVAILAAISVPIYLEYVESARASDAKTAISSIWQAAQIYYQDRGEYPGTVEDLQDSKYVKLSESTMLQWTFSFTGNPPDEIIATSTDQMRGGAGKEVKYIVKEGKWFGYGLPEPDESE, from the coding sequence ATGTTGAACCGACTCATCCGTCGGCGCAAGAACCAAAAGGGTTTTACCCTTATCGAAATCTTGATCGTGGTGGTCATCGTGGCCATTCTCGCGGCGATTTCGGTGCCAATCTATCTTGAATACGTCGAAAGCGCCCGTGCCAGCGATGCCAAGACGGCCATCAGCTCAATCTGGCAGGCAGCTCAGATCTATTATCAGGACCGCGGCGAATACCCCGGTACGGTGGAAGATCTGCAGGACTCCAAGTATGTAAAACTCTCTGAGTCTACAATGCTGCAATGGACCTTCTCGTTTACAGGCAATCCGCCGGACGAGATTATCGCCACTTCGACAGACCAGATGCGAGGCGGCGCCGGCAAGGAAGTCAAGTACATTGTGAAGGAAGGCAAGTGGTTTGGCTACGGCCTGCCTGAGCCGGACGAAAGCGAGTAA